In the Clostridiales bacterium genome, CAATGATAACTAAAAATAAGCAATAAAATAAAACACAAAAAAACAAAAGAATAAAAAAGTTACAAAAGCAAAAATGTTTAGGTATGTTTATAACGATTTGGATATCGCGCATAAATATGACCGCGTTCCAAAACCGTCCCTAGAGTATGTCAAACACTATCATGACTTTTATGAATTGTATTATTTTATAAAAGGCAAAGCTTTTTTTACGGTTGAAGAAGAAAAGCAGGTGATGAGTTTTGGGGATATTTTGCTTATCCAGCCCGGCGTGCATCACTTTATAACTTTTTTGGAAAGGGCGCCTTACGAAAGATATGTTTTGAAGTTTCAAGACGAGCTTGTGCCTGATTTTTTGAAAGATTTTTTTATTAATCGCAGCGCTTTTTATTCTTCCGTTCCTTGTATTGACCAACTTTTTAAGAAGCTGGATTCTTTGTATCGCGATTTTAATCCGATGGAATTGGAAATCCTTTTTTCCAATGTTATATCAGAAATACTCATTAGACTTAGCCACACCGAGTATAAACAAAAGGTTGTGGTAAGCGACGAGGACGAGCGCATTACAAAAATAATCCAATATGTCAATGAAAATATAAGAAAAAATATCACAATAGAAGAGCTATGCGATAAATTCCATTATTCGCAATCGCATTTATATAAAGAGTTTCAAACATATATGCGGACGCCGATTATGAAATATATACGCTCAAAAAAAATAATAGCCGCCAATCAATTAATAAGACGCGGGCATAAGCCTACCAAAGTCGCCGAAGAATTCGGTTTTTTGGAATATTCAACCTTTTATCGTTCTTTCATTGATGTCATGGGCTATCCCCCAAGCAAGACCAAAAAATAAAATAATTAAAATAATTAAATAAAGCTTTTTTAAAAAACTATATTTTTAATTAAAAGCGCGCTCTTAAAGACCGTGTTTGTCTATTTATTTGGAATATGATTATACCATTGCTTAACGGCTTATTTTAGTTATTGGTATCGTTATAATAGCCGATAAGAGCTTTTGCAAAACTATTGCCGAATTCTCTTAATTCTTGGGGCATATAAGGTTCTTGTCTATGTCCAAAATAAGGCACTTCAAAAGTAAAAGCCAGTTTCGCGCCCGATTTGCCGCAAAATCTCGAAAATGTCGGGGGCGCGCCAAGATTCCAATCTTTGCCGTGGACGATATTGTTTTTTGGCAAATATTGGATGCTGCATTTGTCTTTTTGGTTTTGTTTTTCCAAATATGAGGAAAATATCTCTTGCGCGGTATTATACGGCGCTTCCATCTGGATTAAACTCATATGGTCATGTATTCCGTAATACTTCGCAGGGCAATGCAAATCAATGCCATATAATAATGGCTTTGATTTGATAAACTCTTTCAAAAACCTTATAGTGGGATAAATCGGCTCGTCAGTATAATCACGGTTATGGTCGTGGGGTTGGCGGTCTTTGCCTTGAATATTTTTATGTT is a window encoding:
- a CDS encoding AraC family transcriptional regulator, with protein sequence MFRYVYNDLDIAHKYDRVPKPSLEYVKHYHDFYELYYFIKGKAFFTVEEEKQVMSFGDILLIQPGVHHFITFLERAPYERYVLKFQDELVPDFLKDFFINRSAFYSSVPCIDQLFKKLDSLYRDFNPMELEILFSNVISEILIRLSHTEYKQKVVVSDEDERITKIIQYVNENIRKNITIEELCDKFHYSQSHLYKEFQTYMRTPIMKYIRSKKIIAANQLIRRGHKPTKVAEEFGFLEYSTFYRSFIDVMGYPPSKTKK